A region from the Anaerolineales bacterium genome encodes:
- the trxB gene encoding thioredoxin-disulfide reductase, producing the protein MQKEKVIIIGSGPAGMTAALYTARAQLEPLVITGSLLGGQISLTSEVENYPGFPEGTTGPELVELMQKQAERFGARFVMDEVAEVDFNQGAPFRIKTLEEEYEAEAAIVCMGASPKRLGVPGEDEMIGRGVSYCATCDGFFFRDKDVVVVGGGDSALEEGLFLTRFANRVRIIHRRDELRAGEALKRRAFANEKISFIWDTVVEEIQGNGKVQKVRLRNVKSNATSELETDGVFIFIGHYPNSDLFKGKLEMDKVGYLLTDARMMTSTAGVFAAGEIQDAVFRQIATSVGQGCAAAMMTERWLEARE; encoded by the coding sequence ATGCAGAAGGAAAAAGTCATCATCATCGGATCGGGGCCTGCCGGCATGACCGCGGCACTCTACACGGCGCGAGCCCAATTGGAACCCCTCGTGATTACCGGCAGCCTGCTGGGCGGCCAGATCTCACTCACCAGCGAAGTTGAAAATTATCCCGGCTTTCCCGAGGGCACAACCGGACCGGAACTGGTGGAACTGATGCAGAAACAAGCCGAACGCTTCGGGGCGCGCTTCGTGATGGACGAGGTAGCCGAAGTCGATTTCAACCAGGGAGCCCCCTTTCGCATCAAAACACTCGAAGAAGAGTATGAAGCGGAAGCGGCCATCGTCTGTATGGGCGCGTCCCCCAAACGGCTCGGCGTACCCGGAGAAGATGAAATGATCGGGCGCGGCGTGTCGTACTGCGCGACGTGCGACGGTTTTTTCTTCCGCGATAAAGACGTCGTCGTGGTCGGTGGCGGCGACAGCGCCCTGGAAGAAGGACTATTCCTGACCCGCTTCGCGAATCGAGTACGCATCATCCATCGGCGCGACGAACTCCGTGCCGGCGAGGCCTTGAAACGGCGCGCCTTCGCAAACGAAAAAATCAGCTTTATCTGGGACACGGTGGTCGAGGAAATTCAAGGGAACGGCAAGGTGCAAAAGGTGCGCCTGCGCAACGTGAAGTCGAACGCCACGAGCGAGCTGGAAACGGATGGAGTCTTTATCTTCATCGGCCATTATCCCAACTCCGATCTCTTCAAGGGCAAGCTGGAAATGGATAAGGTGGGCTATCTGCTCACCGATGCGCGGATGATGACCAGCACTGCGGGGGTCTTCGCCGCGGGCGAGATTCAAGACGCCGTCTTCCGCCAGATTGCCACATCGGTCGGACAAGGCTGTGCGGCAGCGATGATGACCGAACGCTGGCTCGAGGCACGGGAATGA
- a CDS encoding histidine kinase, which translates to MFRVHDRYPLDSIDWVIFSTRGLFLTALPLVAGFGGILTKTLIILFTGWLFFTLLTSLLRVGGWRPRWLEAVAAAIETGFAVSCVVLSGRLDSPLWWSLLIGPTRVALAYGLAPSTAMTAAGLLAYVVESVVTSSYVAQDWPILTILGIVILLCACVLGWLAKRVHTIAEQIGHEEGLSLSQVRERERERARAVFSMAAELSSTLNYERVLDMALDISAQSLADIDSETTDLVSALLLFSSGEMHVVSDRGLTHADRRITFPGEQGVLDRTLISGEPRLTRNPSEDPELQRVVGLHGRQVVLSIPLSAGLETYGVLLFAHREPHYFTAERVEILWAIAQQAMIALQNARLYRDLEQEKERITEIQEEARKKLARDLHDGPTQTIAAIAMRVNFARRLMERDPQAASEELYKVEDMARRTTKEIRHMLFTLRPLILESQGMVAALMQLAEKMRETHGQNIIITADPEAAEDMEMAGQGVVFYIAEEAINNARKHAEAEHIWVRLERREDMFVLEVEDDGVGFNVGAVDANYEQRGSLGIVNMRERAELVNGVLHIESAEGRGTCITVYVPLSDESAERLHKPGFVY; encoded by the coding sequence ATGTTTCGAGTGCACGATCGCTACCCCTTGGATTCGATCGATTGGGTGATTTTCAGCACGCGCGGTTTGTTCCTCACCGCGCTGCCGCTGGTCGCCGGATTCGGCGGGATTCTCACCAAAACGCTGATCATCCTGTTCACCGGCTGGCTCTTTTTCACGCTGCTGACCAGCCTGCTTCGCGTCGGTGGGTGGCGGCCGCGTTGGCTCGAAGCCGTCGCCGCGGCGATCGAGACGGGTTTCGCGGTGAGCTGCGTCGTCCTCTCCGGGAGATTGGACAGTCCACTCTGGTGGAGTCTGTTGATCGGCCCCACGAGAGTCGCGCTGGCGTACGGCCTGGCGCCGTCTACAGCGATGACCGCCGCGGGGTTGTTGGCTTATGTCGTCGAGAGCGTGGTTACGAGTTCGTACGTCGCTCAAGATTGGCCCATTCTCACGATACTCGGGATCGTCATCCTGCTCTGCGCCTGCGTGCTCGGCTGGCTTGCAAAGCGAGTACACACGATTGCCGAGCAAATCGGGCACGAAGAAGGGTTGAGCCTGAGCCAGGTGCGGGAACGTGAACGCGAGCGGGCACGCGCGGTCTTTTCCATGGCTGCGGAACTCAGTTCGACCTTGAATTACGAGCGCGTTCTGGACATGGCCCTCGACATCAGCGCCCAATCTCTCGCCGACATCGACTCCGAGACGACGGATTTGGTCAGCGCGCTGCTGCTGTTTTCAAGCGGAGAAATGCACGTCGTTTCCGATCGGGGATTAACGCATGCCGACCGCCGCATCACGTTTCCCGGGGAGCAAGGCGTCCTGGATCGCACGTTGATCAGTGGGGAACCGCGCCTGACCCGCAACCCGAGCGAAGACCCGGAATTGCAGCGTGTGGTCGGCCTGCACGGCCGCCAGGTGGTCCTGAGTATTCCGCTTTCCGCAGGATTGGAAACCTACGGCGTGCTTCTCTTTGCCCATCGCGAACCGCATTACTTCACCGCAGAGCGAGTCGAAATCCTATGGGCGATCGCACAGCAAGCCATGATTGCACTCCAGAACGCACGTCTTTATCGGGATCTCGAGCAGGAAAAGGAACGCATCACGGAAATCCAGGAAGAAGCGCGCAAGAAATTGGCGCGCGATCTACACGATGGCCCAACGCAAACCATCGCCGCCATCGCCATGCGGGTCAACTTCGCCCGGCGCTTGATGGAGCGCGATCCCCAGGCCGCATCCGAAGAACTCTACAAGGTGGAGGACATGGCGCGGCGCACGACGAAGGAAATCCGGCACATGCTCTTCACGCTGCGGCCGTTGATCCTCGAATCCCAGGGGATGGTCGCAGCGCTCATGCAGTTGGCGGAGAAGATGCGCGAGACCCACGGCCAGAACATCATCATCACTGCCGATCCCGAAGCGGCCGAAGACATGGAGATGGCCGGCCAGGGTGTCGTGTTTTACATTGCCGAAGAGGCGATCAACAACGCCCGCAAACACGCGGAGGCGGAGCACATCTGGGTGCGCCTCGAGCGGCGCGAGGACATGTTCGTGCTCGAAGTGGAGGACGACGGCGTGGGTTTCAACGTGGGCGCCGTCGACGCCAATTACGAACAACGCGGCAGTTTGGGAATCGTCAACATGCGCGAGCGCGCCGAGTTGGTCAATGGCGTGCTGCACATCGAATCCGCCGAAGGCCGGGGCACGTGCATCACCGTTTACGTCCCGCTGAGCGACGAAAGCGCCGAACGCCTGCACAAACCGGGTTTCGTGTACTGA
- a CDS encoding DUF177 domain-containing protein produces the protein MVLRLQGGAQLNLRHPLRLNVGFLLNESIGCSRNVEYNVDSAQLGEDLKVNALQGSLDLTRTSLGILVEGSLQGKLSLECVRCLSSFDQNLTGVFEDLFIYPASRADDPLLAIPETAVLDLTPVLREYLLLDVPIQPLCRPDCKGLCPICGELITDKKCDHHQDEIDPRFEVLRALLPKS, from the coding sequence TTGGTATTACGTTTGCAAGGTGGTGCACAACTGAACCTTCGTCATCCGTTGCGGCTTAATGTCGGGTTCTTGTTGAACGAGAGCATCGGCTGCAGTCGCAACGTTGAATATAACGTCGACAGCGCTCAACTCGGCGAAGACTTGAAGGTGAATGCGCTTCAAGGTTCACTCGACCTCACGCGGACAAGTCTGGGAATCCTGGTCGAAGGGTCGCTGCAGGGAAAATTGAGTCTCGAATGTGTGCGTTGTTTGAGTTCTTTCGATCAAAATCTCACCGGCGTCTTCGAAGATCTTTTTATCTACCCTGCCAGTCGTGCGGATGATCCCTTGCTCGCCATCCCCGAAACCGCCGTTCTCGACCTGACACCCGTCCTGCGTGAGTACCTGTTGTTGGACGTGCCGATTCAACCGCTTTGTCGTCCAGATTGCAAGGGCCTCTGCCCAATTTGTGGAGAATTGATCACCGACAAGAAATGCGATCATCACCAAGACGAGATCGACCCTCGCTTTGAGGTGTTGAGAGCATTGCTGCCAAAGTCGTAA
- a CDS encoding metal ABC transporter permease, translating to MAEWTQWLVEPFRYEFMLRGLWASLIVGVVCPVLGTYVVLRGMAFLGDALAHIILPGVVIAFMIGWPLPVGALIIGVVAALSIGAIGRRAEIKEDAAIGVVFAGAFALGVALISVQRSYAVDLTHILFGNLLGVSTADIRLMLALGVVVMLAIFAFYKEFLVLSFDPVLAATLRLPVTFLQNLLLVLLAIVIVISLQAVGVALVLAMLVTPASAALLLARRLPVMMLLSTGIGVFSSVVGLYLSYYADIVSGSAIVLVATLFFGVVFLFAPRKGVLSSLLRRNHG from the coding sequence GTGGCTGAGTGGACGCAGTGGCTGGTCGAGCCCTTTCGCTACGAGTTCATGCTGCGCGGCCTGTGGGCTTCACTGATCGTCGGTGTGGTTTGTCCGGTTCTGGGAACGTACGTCGTCCTGCGGGGCATGGCCTTCCTCGGAGATGCGCTGGCGCACATCATCCTGCCGGGAGTGGTCATCGCTTTCATGATCGGATGGCCGCTCCCCGTCGGCGCGCTGATCATCGGCGTCGTGGCCGCGTTGTCGATCGGCGCCATCGGACGGCGCGCAGAAATCAAAGAAGACGCGGCGATCGGCGTGGTGTTCGCCGGAGCCTTTGCCCTCGGCGTGGCGCTGATTTCAGTCCAGCGCAGTTATGCCGTCGACCTCACCCACATCCTCTTCGGCAACTTGTTGGGCGTCTCGACTGCGGACATCCGCTTGATGCTCGCGCTGGGCGTGGTCGTCATGCTGGCGATCTTTGCCTTCTACAAGGAATTTCTGGTGCTGTCCTTCGATCCCGTTCTGGCGGCGACGCTGCGCCTCCCCGTGACCTTTCTGCAAAACCTGCTGCTGGTATTGTTGGCCATCGTGATCGTGATTTCGCTCCAGGCGGTAGGCGTTGCCCTGGTTTTGGCCATGCTCGTCACGCCTGCCTCGGCCGCCCTCTTGCTTGCGCGCCGGCTGCCGGTGATGATGCTGCTTTCTACGGGGATCGGTGTGTTCTCTTCTGTGGTAGGTTTGTATCTCTCGTACTACGCGGACATCGTCTCCGGATCGGCGATCGTACTGGTGGCGACTCTCTTCTTTGGGGTGGTCTTCCTGTTTGCTCCACGCAAGGGTGTGCTCTCGAGCCTGCTGAGACGAAATCACGGCTGA
- the rdgB gene encoding RdgB/HAM1 family non-canonical purine NTP pyrophosphatase, which produces MSSLLIASNNPGKLRELHALLENLPLSLVEPAALGLELHVEETGEDYAANAIKKALAFARASGLYALADDSGLEVEALHGAPGKFSARIVGGSDADRRRYLLQLLQPHPRPWRARFYCTLALADPEGSTDIATGACPGEIIPEERGEHGFGYDPIFLVQDTDQTMAELPVRQKNRVSHRAHAMREMLPILKRRMGI; this is translated from the coding sequence ATGTCGTCCCTGCTGATCGCAAGTAACAATCCCGGAAAGCTGCGCGAATTGCATGCGCTGCTTGAAAATCTACCCCTTTCGCTCGTCGAACCCGCAGCCCTCGGCCTCGAACTGCACGTAGAGGAAACGGGCGAGGACTACGCCGCGAACGCCATTAAGAAGGCCCTGGCTTTTGCACGCGCCTCGGGTCTCTACGCGCTCGCCGACGATAGCGGGTTGGAGGTCGAAGCCTTACACGGTGCGCCTGGAAAATTTTCCGCACGCATCGTTGGCGGGTCGGACGCCGACAGGCGCCGCTACCTGCTCCAACTGCTGCAACCCCACCCCAGACCGTGGCGGGCTCGTTTTTACTGCACGCTGGCTCTCGCCGATCCCGAGGGGTCGACCGATATCGCCACAGGGGCGTGCCCGGGCGAGATCATCCCCGAGGAGCGGGGAGAGCACGGTTTCGGATACGATCCCATTTTTCTGGTGCAAGACACAGACCAGACGATGGCGGAGTTGCCCGTGCGCCAGAAGAATCGAGTAAGTCACCGCGCCCACGCGATGCGCGAAATGCTGCCGATCTTGAAACGAAGAATGGGGATTTGA